Sequence from the Deltaproteobacteria bacterium genome:
GCCACCACCGGTGAACAGATGGATGTGATGAGACGCGACGGGCTTTTTCTTGAACATTGGACGCCCGACGCGCGCTTCTATCCCGACGACGTCAAAACTAAAAGCAAAAACGGCTTTCACTACGTGGGACATTACGAGACCTACGCCAGTTTGGGATTCAACACAACGGTGATTTCGCCTGCCGAAGCGCCCAAGACCATGCAAGATTTGTTGAATCCCAAATGGAAAGGCAAAATGTCCATCGTCAACACGACAACGGGCACCCGTTGGATCGGCAACACGGTGGAGAATTTCGGGCGAGAGTTTCTCGAAAAACTCGCTGAGCAAGATATCAAAGTGCAGAACATGGCGGGTGCGGCCCTGGCAGGCCTGGTGGTTTCTGGCGAAGTGCCAATGTCACCAACGATCTTTGACGCCAACGTCACCCAAGCCAAACAAAAAGGCGCGCCGGTCGACTGGCGTGGGTTAGAACCGGTGGTCACCACCGTCGCGTACTCAGGTTTGATGATCAAGGCACCGCACCCGCACGCGGCACTGCTCTTCATCGATTGGATTCACTCGAAGGAAGGTCAGCAGATAATGATGAAGGGTGGGCTTTGGTCACCGCGCGAGGACATCGGGTCGGTCACGCAGAAGTTTAAGAAATCCTACATCGATGAAAAGTACGGCGTCGAAGAAGCGGAAAAGAAGTATGCGGAGTGGGATGGGTTGATGCAGAAACTGTTCATGAGAAAGCGCTAGGGGCGACCGGCCGGTCGCCCGCTTTGGATCGACGAGCATCCAACGGCCAAGGAACAGATACAACATGTAATAGTTTAAGCTTCACCCGCGGAGGATCGCATGAGCAGCAAATACCACTGGTTGATTGCTTGGGTTGTTTGCATCTTGGTTGTTCCGAGCCCGGTTCGCGCCGCCCAGGAGGTGACCCTCGGCTACGCCAACATCAGTGCACGCGTGAGCCCGCTCTGGATCGCCCGGGAGAAAGGCTTCTTCACCAAGCACGGCGTACCGCTACAAGCGGTCTTCTTGCCGCACGCCTCTGCACTGTTCGCCACTCTGGCCGCTGGACAGGTTCAAGTCGCCAACAGCGGTGGCAGCACGGCCTTGGGCGCCGTCGCCGGCGGTCTCGATTTGAAAGTCATCGGCACGTTCACCAGCCGCATTCCGTTTGACATTGTGGCCCGCCCGACGATCAAAGAAGCGAAAGACCTGCGCGGCAAGCGATTGGGCATTCAAGGCATTGGCGGAACCATCTGGATGGCCGGCCTGCTGGGCTTGGAATACTTGGGGCTCGACCCAGGCCTCGATCAGGTCCAAGTCGTTGCCGCCGGCGAACAAACTTTGCTCACCCAAGCCCTCGAAAAAAACACAGTTGACGCCATCGTCGTTGACAGTGCCTTTAGCAACATGCTCAAAGGGCGCGGCTATTCGGTGCTCGTCGAGCTTTCCAAAACCAACATTCCATTCGTCAGCAACGGCATCATCACCCGGGGCAGTTATCTACAGCAACAGCCCGACGCTGTGAGAAACATCGTGAAAGGCTGGATGGAAGGTGTCGCCTTCGCGCTGAGTCCCAAAACCAAGCCCGCCGTGATCGCCACCATCATGCGCTATTTGAAAATCAACGACCCCGAACTCGCCGAGCGCGGTTATCAAGACTTACAGCAGGCCACCGACCGCAAGCCCTTCCCCTCCCTCGAAGGTCTACGCAACGTGCAGCGCCTGATGGCGCAGCGTAACCCGGCGGTCGGCAATTTGAAAATCGAAAACCTGATCGACGCCAGAATTATGCGCGAGCTCGATGAAAGCGGCTTCATCGATCAGCTCTACGCGGCCTATGGAGTGAAGTAGGCGAACGCACGCGCCCCGCCGATGTGAGGTCTTTGCCGATGGGAGGCTTCGCCACTCCCGCGGTTGCACGGCTGCAAGCCAACGTCCCTGCGCGAGACTTTTTTGCTCATTTGAGAGTTTAGCTTCTGTGTAGTACACTTTCGTATTACGTATCAGGGAGCGTTTATGGCTTTAAGTGTGCGGTTGGATGACAAAACGGAATCGTTGATCGGGCGTCTTGCGAGAAAGAGGCGGCAAACCAAATCGGAGGTCATTCGCGACGCCGTCGGGGTTCTCGCCAAGCAAGAAGAAAGAGGCTCGGAACGGACACGTCCCTACGATCGCGTAGCCCACCTGATAGGCTGTGTCAAAGGCGGACCGCGGGACCTATCGGTGCGCAGCGGCGACAAGTTTCGCGAACTGCTTCTCGATCGGCGCCGGAGCCGGCGATGATCCTCGTGGATACCGGACCGCTGGTTGCGTTAATTCACCAAGATGATGATCATCACGAAATCTGTAAGAAAACGTTCACCTTATTAAACGATTCGCTTGGCACCGTCTGGCCGGTGATCACAGAAGCGATGCACCTCCTCAGCTTCTCACGCACGGGGCAAATCGCTCTCTGGGACATGATCGAATCTGGAGCGGTTGAGCTTTTATCCCTTGGCACCGAGGACATCGCCCGGATGAAAGAATTGATGCATAAGTATCGCGACCTGCCGATGGACTTGGCCGACGCGGCGCTGGTGCGTGTTGCCGAGCGCGAGAGACTGCGTCGCGTTTTTACCATCGACCGCCGCGATTTCCTGATCTATCGCCCATCGCGAATCGGGCGGTTCACTATTTTACCGTCGCGTCCGTAGGCCAACCGCGGTTCAACACCGGCACAGGCCGGGCTGTCCATTTTCGTGGAGTTAGAACTTGCCCTAACCGCCCAACAGTTTCATCATGCGCTCGACCACGTCCGGCGGCTGGGAGATAACTTCTTTGGCGAGCTTTGCCAGCTCCTCGCCGCTGATCGCGTCGACCGTCCAGCGGCGTTTTTTCAGATCTTGCAACAATGCGGGATCTTTAAGGGAGCGGTTATAAGCATCGCGTAGCATTTCCACGCGGTCGGGCGGTATGCCCGGTGTGCCAACCAGCGGCCGGCCGAAGACCGCCGGCGCGAGCAGCACGTTGGCGACCCGCCGCGTTGCCTCGGGGGTCTTGAGTTGGTCCATCAGCTCGTAGATCGACGGCACATCGGGGACCAGAGGGTCGCGCTTCTTGCCGGTTTGCAGAATCGGCCGGACAACGCTTTTTTTGTGCCAGGTTAGAAACGGCTCGCGGGCGAAGTAGGTGCTGATGGTCAGGTTGCGGCAATGCAGCTCGCCGCGCTCGATGCCGAGGTCGATCTCGCCGCCGCCGGGATAGCCGGCAACGATGTTAAACTTGATCCCCAGACCATCGTCGAGAAACTTCGGCATGTAATAGCCGGAAGTGCTGGTTCCGGTGGCGCCGCACTTGGGCGGCTGCGCTGCTTTGCGCACGTCCTCGATGGTTTGATAGGGCGTGTCGGTGCGCATGATGAGGATAAACTCGGTCTGCTCCGGCGTGCCGAGCCAGGTGAACTTGGACCAGTCAAACTTCACTTCGGGGCGCCGGGCCAGCTGGTCGAAGTACATCGACGGGCCGAAGGTGCCAAGGGTCAAACCATCCGGCTTCGCCACGGAATAGACGTAGTTGGCTGCGATGACTCCTCCCGCGCCGGTCATGTTCTGTACGATGAAGTTGGGATTGCCCGGGATGTACTTGCCCATGTGCTGGGCGAAGATGCGCGCCCAAAGATCGTAAGCATCGCCGGCCAGATTGCCGACGATGATCCGGATCGTCTTCCCTTGATAAAAGGGCGCCTGAGCTTGCAGGGTCGTTGCCGACACGAGCAGAAGCAACAAAGTAAAGACGCAGCGTTTCATGACAACCTCCAAGCTTCCAGCGAACCGTTACGGTTAGTTAGCTCATTAAAAGCAATTGATCGCTGAGAAGTCAAAGAGTCTCTGTGCAAAGACCTCGTCGGAGCGAAAATGATCACCTAAACAGGACCTCCCAGAGCGTCATTCCGGCATGGATTGCCGGAATCCAGGTTCCCATGGACGGCATCCGGAGACAATCCATGTCGACCTGGATTCCAGCACTGGAATGACGACGGAGGACAGCGTGTTCTACTTTTCATCTTGTGTGGCGCGCGTAGGCTCATGAATCACTGCGTTGGGAGTCTGGGAACCGGTTATGATGGTTTTTATTGACAGCAGATGGCAGAGATGTTACTCGGGGCTGGCGAGTCATCTGACTGTCCCGGAGCGTGGCGAAACCGGAGTTCTTCTGTGACCGAGGGGCGTATGGCTTGGCATAAAATATCGTGTTTCCCGCGAATCGGCTTTTGTGCGTTGCTGCTGGTGGCGGCCATGAGCAGTGTCGCTTCCGCGCAGTCTTCCTTTTATCAAGGCAAAACCATCATCATCCTCGAGAGCAGCGCGCCCGGCGGGGTTGGCAGCATGCGCACCAAGGCGCTGGTGCCTTTTCTGCAAAAATACATCCCGGGAAATCCTACGGTCGTGATGCAGCATATGGACGGCGCCGGCGGGAAAAGGGCGGCGAACCATTTATTTAAGTCGGTGAAACCGGATGGCCTCACCATCGGCCGGATGTCGACGCCGTTCGTGATGCAGCCGATCCTCGGTGAGAGCGGCATTCTCTACGACATCGATAAAGTCAGCTATCTGGGCACGAGCTATAGCGGCGGCTATCACGTGTTTTTTACCCGCAAGGAGTCGGGCCTCGACAGCCTGGAGAAACTGCGTGCGGCGTCGGGTTTGAGAATCGGTTCTCAATCGGTGGGACATCTGATCTATATTTCAGGCCGAATGTTTGCGTATCTGATCGGTTTGAAGCAGCCGCGCTTCGTCACCGGCTACACTTCACCGGAGCTGGACGTCGCCATCGAGCAGGGCGAGCTCGATACGCGCTCGACGGTGGCCGACGCGCTGCTGCACGAAAAACCTGAATGGGTCGACAAGAATCTCATGAATTTTCACAGCATTATCGAAGTGCCGAAGGGACGAAAGCACAGTCACGCGCGGTTCACTGAGCTGCCTGACATTGAGAGCTTCGCCAAGGTGGCGATGGACAGGAAAATCGTCACGATGTACCGCGCCTTCATCGGCAGCGGTAATCCGTTTATCTTGCCTCCTGGAACGCCGAAAGACCGGGTGCAGATTTTGCAAGACGCAATGCGCAAGATTTATCGCGACGCCGAGTTCCACAAAGAATACACGAAACTCACGGGCCTCAAAGCCGAACCGCAGATGCCGGAGGAGCTGGAGAAAACGGTCAAAGAAATGCCGCGCGATCGCGAAGCGGTGGACCTGTTCAAAAAGCTCACCGGGCCCGATCCGTTGCCGCAGAGATAGCAGCAGACGGCGGTGCGCATCACCCCCCTCGCCGGCAATTGGGGCACTTGCAAGAAGGCCGGTAGTTGATCATGAAAGGCAGCCATTGGTCACCGCGCGACGAAATTGGCTCGCTCACGCAGAAATTTGAGACGTCCTACGTTGCCGAGAAGTACAGCGATAGACAAGCCTGCGGGGATTGCCCTACTCTATTTTCTCTTCTGATAATGCTGTTCTACGACAAACAACAGACCTAGTACAAAAAATATGGCCGCCCGAGGTTCCGGCACTGTTGTGGGAGCCGGCTCCAACGATTGCGCAAGTCCTGCGCTGTCGAGAAAAATCGAAACCACCCGCACGGCAGATGGGGTAAGGCTAAGTGTTGCCGAAAATGAACCGGCGTTGCTGCCGGTTCGATTGGGCGGACTATCCAGAGACACGTCAAGTGGCGTGGCAACCAAATTTCCATCGACGACGTAATTGATCCCAACCCTGGCAAGCGCGGAATCGCTTGTAGGATCGCTTGCCGATGTATCCATCATCCAAGAAAAGTTAATCGCGATTGGCACGACGACTGTGCTGGTTCCACTATTCACGAGTATAAACCCTCCGGCGTCGTTAGCCTGCGAAAAAGCCGAAACCGCCGCTGTTCCCACCAGACCAACAGAGTTTCCGTTCGTCGAAAGTATTCCCTGCACTCTATTCGCCGCGGGAAAACTTAAGGCCGAGGCGGTCATGGCCGTACTCCCCGAACTGCCGAACGGATCAACGAAAGCGAAAGTGGTGAAAGGATCACTATCGCTATCTTCGACTGAGGCCAACAGTTGCAATGATGCACCTGCTGGCGAAGACACTATAAGCGTAGCGTCGAGCGATGTATTGTACATTGCGCCAGCAATAGCTTGCAAAGATATGGCGACTGCAAGTACACATAGAAAACCTGCTATCCGAACACATTCCCATCGTGCTGATTGTCTCATGTTCTGCAACCTTCCCTTAACTACGAAATCCATGGCGGTACAGGTGGCATGTCCCTATGGCGCGGGGCATGGTCTCAGGACTGCGCCATGCGTTCCTCCACCTGTAGACAACTGCCACGTTGCCCTAGTTGCCGCGGAGTTCACGGAAAAATTCTGGACGAACTGATTAAGGAATTGTGCATCGGT
This genomic interval carries:
- a CDS encoding extracellular solute-binding protein, with the protein product MLFGFLSAVPLQAASAPMTTAQLALYQGADREKILIEGARKEGAFTLYGSHSWYRTMAKEFEKKYPFLKITEYRTDGRNLIKRAVEEAKAGQYLADVIATTGEQMDVMRRDGLFLEHWTPDARFYPDDVKTKSKNGFHYVGHYETYASLGFNTTVISPAEAPKTMQDLLNPKWKGKMSIVNTTTGTRWIGNTVENFGREFLEKLAEQDIKVQNMAGAALAGLVVSGEVPMSPTIFDANVTQAKQKGAPVDWRGLEPVVTTVAYSGLMIKAPHPHAALLFIDWIHSKEGQQIMMKGGLWSPREDIGSVTQKFKKSYIDEKYGVEEAEKKYAEWDGLMQKLFMRKR
- a CDS encoding ribbon-helix-helix protein, CopG family, with the translated sequence MALSVRLDDKTESLIGRLARKRRQTKSEVIRDAVGVLAKQEERGSERTRPYDRVAHLIGCVKGGPRDLSVRSGDKFRELLLDRRRSRR
- a CDS encoding PIN domain-containing protein, which translates into the protein MILVDTGPLVALIHQDDDHHEICKKTFTLLNDSLGTVWPVITEAMHLLSFSRTGQIALWDMIESGAVELLSLGTEDIARMKELMHKYRDLPMDLADAALVRVAERERLRRVFTIDRRDFLIYRPSRIGRFTILPSRP